A single region of the Anticarsia gemmatalis isolate Benzon Research Colony breed Stoneville strain chromosome 19, ilAntGemm2 primary, whole genome shotgun sequence genome encodes:
- the Klp98A gene encoding kinesin-like protein 98A isoform X2 produces the protein MASVKVAVRVRPFNQREKDMGAKLIVQMEGKKTRLLTVKNSKEQNDGSREKYKDFTFDHSYWSFAHDDAHYASQEQVFADLGLDVIDSAFEGYNACVFAYGQTGSGKTFTMMGSSDFQGLIPRICRQLFSRVAAGKESGASYRTEVSYLEIYNERVKDLLATDAGHSLRVREHPKLGPYVQDLSKHLVSDYDDIQECMHRGNMHRTTASTQMNDVSSRSHAIFTITFVQASYLRHNNMPSETVSKVHLVDLAGSERADATGATGQRLVEGAHINKSLVTLGSVISALAESSQPVETRVQKGAKKNVFIPYRDSVLTWLLKDSLGGNSKTIMIAAISPADCNYGETLSTLRYANRAKNIINKPTINEDPNVKLIRELREEIDKLRKQIAHNTDPIETEPGVLATLQRKEAQEKVLTEKWTEKWRETQQILQEQKALGLRKSGLGVVLDSDMPHLVGIDDNLLSTGVTLYHLKEGETLIGSAEYSPTPDIVLSGAGVLPLHCRVTLAAGTATLQPCAGAQCWLNTVLIDKPAKLSQGCILLLGRTNMFRYNDPAEAAKLRQEGSASVMNLSRLSLLSWSTTDLAASTENLNTTLSDLESEIRCERIEAQRAELERERQQFLLQQEERQRRWHAEREELLQAQRKLDEERSAMEREYAAACRRLSGDWRALERGWTQRRRALRCRQRELAQRSQRLTHLSDTHARSAASEEGHVGALRSRVDDKRAALQTYIDNSVSDLLAKGCRLDESSTPSPDSPASETSTESLMHLLQQCEPKVATSIKETVERHKKELVELEEELQSRVASVASHRVKIERLQAELALLGTQELGLKHALASDLGPGAVRDNGDASPVDGVKRSKSELVLRTPREDVLEPLSADERDEYRNKRINLSLSLDPLASPNSTLNTEETFHTATSSPKRFPDWAAPSPSTADSSALPQTEESEPPPPQPQFRLGPVPADDSDDMSSTEDYHKPRIVEGQSSSSVERSPEERHQRTKYKRRIPGEGKTGRRQVTEVEALRAMQRLCSRIASQKMLVISSLENDCSKEELNRQIAVLQDLQKKYVRLEMALQYSFFDTQSRRPMMVTPIQETPSLTLSESDMQVATEENDEPNENGHVVDPLLHRLKEQELEGSDNVSTSNDELPHESAWDDPLHRAQHNNAERRLVQLNVPPEDPTIYPGLTHPIDFNTVVHIPGWVTRGAGASTHHEYEVRIVLGDHVRWLLLRRYRRFRDLYLTMRRLYGPKVASIPFPARQLWSSEAVARARRAQLEQFLRRLLTVVSADKRCPFYDKPLTRDALVTFSPFFRKGVFESGKCGTG, from the exons AGAAAAGGATATGGGCGCCAAATTGATTGTCCAGATGGAGGGCAAGAAAACAAGGCTGCTCACTGTGAAA AATAGCAAAGAGCAAAACGATGGCAGCCGGGAGAAGTACAAGGACTTCACGTTCGACCACTCGTACTGGTCGTTCGCTCACGACGATGCACACTATGCCTCACAAGAACAG GTGTTCGCGGACCTCGGTCTGGATGTTATCGACAGCGCGTTCGAAGGGTACAATGCGTGCGTGTTTGCATACGGACAGACCGGCTCCGGGAAGACCTTCACCATGATGGGCTCCTCG GACTTCCAAGGCCTAATACCCCGTATCTGCCGTCAATTATTCTCGCGTGTCGCAGCCGGGAAGGAATCCGGGGCGTCGTACCGTACAGAGGTCAGCTACTTAGAGATATACAACGAGAGGGTCAAGGACCTGCTGGCGACTGATGCTGGGCACTCGCTGAGGGTCCGAGAGCATCCGAAGCTGGGACCCTATGTGCAAGACCTGTCCAAACATTTGGTGTCGGATTATGATGATATACAG GAGTGCATGCACCGCGGCAACATGCACCGCACCACGGCGTCGACGCAGATGAACGACGTGTCGTCTCGCTCGCACGCCATATTCACCATCACGTTCGTGCAGGCCAGCTACCTGAGGCACAACAACATGCCCAGCGAGACCGTCTCTAAAGTACATCTCGTTGATTTAGCTGGCAG TGAGCGTGCGGACGCAACAGGTGCGACTGGTCAGCGGCTGGTAGAAGGTGCTCACATCAACAAGTCTCTCGTCACACTGGGCTCTGTCATCTCGGCGCTAGCTGAGTCTAGCCAACCGGTTGAGA CGCGCGTACAGAAGGGTGCTAAGAAGAACGTGTTCATTCCGTACAGAGACTCTGTACTCACATGGCTGCTGAAAGACTCGCTCGGTGGAAACTCCAAGACTATCATGATTGCTGCT ATATCGCCAGCGGACTGCAACTACGGCGAGACACTATCGACGCTGCGGTACGCGAACAGAGCCAAGAACATCATCAACAAGCCAACCATCAACGAGGACCCCAACGTCAAGCTCATCAGGGAACTGCGCGAGGAGATCGACAAACTGCGCAAACAGATTGCACACAATACG GATCCAATCGAGACAGAACCGGGCGTGCTCGCCACACTACAAAGAAAAGAAGCCCAAGAGAAAGTCCTCACAGAGAAGTGGACGGAGAAATGGCGCGAGACGCAACAGATCCTGCAGGAGCAGAAGGCGCTGGGCCTGCGCAAGAGCGGGCTGGGCGTGGTGCTGGACTCCGACATGCCGCACCTCGTGGGCATCGACGACAACCTGCTCTCCACCGGCGTCACGCTCTACCATCTCAAG GAAGGCGAGACGCTGATCGGCAGCGCGGAGTACAGCCCCACGCCCGACATCGTGCTGAGCGGCGCGGGCGTGCTGCCGCTGCACTGCCGCGTGACGCTGGCGGCCGGCACGGCCACGCTGCAGCCGTGCGCCGGCGCGCAGTGCTGGCTCAACACCGTGCTCATCGACAAGCCCGCCAAGCTCAGCCAAG GTTGTATTCTGCTGCTGGGTCGCACGAACATGTTCCGCTACAACGACCCGGCCGAGGCGGCCAAGCTGCGGCAGGAGGGCAGCGCGTCCGTCATGAACCTGTCCCGCCTGTCGCTGCTGTCCTGGTCCACCACCGACCTCGCCGCCAGCACCGAGAACCTTAATACTACGCTCTC TGATTTAGAGAGTGAGATCCGTTGCGAGCGTATAGAAGCTCAGCGCGCGGAGTTAGAGCGAGAGAGACAACAGTTCCTACTGCAGCAGGAGGAGAGACAGAGACGGTGGCACGCCGAGAGAGAGGAGCTGCTGCAGGCGCAGAGGAAACTAGACGAG GAGCGTTCGGCGATGGAGCGCGAGTACGCGGCCGCGTGCCGGCGGCTGTCGGGCGACTGGCGCGCGCTGGAGCGCGGCTGGACGCAGCGGCGCCGCGCGCTGCGCTGCCGCCAGCGGGAACTGGCGCAGCGCAGCCAGCGCCTCACGCACCTCAGCGACACGCACGCGAGATCT GCAGCGAGCGAGGAGGGCCACGTGGGCGCGCTGCGGTCGCGCGTGGACGACAAACGCGCCGCGCTGCAGACCTACATCGACAACAGTGTCTCCGACCTGCTCGCTAAGGGCTGCAGGCTCGATGAG AGCTCGACGCCAAGCCCCGACAGTCCAGCGTCGGAGACGAGCACGGAGAGTCTGATGCACCTGCTGCAGCAGTGCGAGCCCAAGGTCGCCACCAGCATCAAGGAAACTGTCGAGAGACAT AAAAAAGAGCTGGTAGAATTAGAAGAGGAGTTACAAAGCCGAGTGGCGTCGGTAGCGTCACACCGGGTGAAGATCGAGAGACTGCAGGCGGAGCTGGCTCTGCTGGGCACGCAGGAGTTGGGGCTCAAGCATGCGCTGGCGTCGGACCTCGGACCTGGCGCTGTTAGAG ACAACGGCGACGCGTCCCCAGTGGACGGCGTGAAGAGAAGCAAGTCGGAGCTGGTGCTGCGGACTCCTCGCGAGGATGTACTGGAGCCGCTCTCCGCTGACGAGAGGGACGAGTACAGGAACAAGCGGATCAA TCTTAGTTTAAGCCTAGATCCGCTGGCGTCACCGAACTCGACCTTGAACACTGAAGAGACGTTCCACACGGCCACGTCATCACCCAAGCGGTTCCCTGACTGGGCGGCTCCGTCTCCTTCCACGGCGGACAGCTCGGCACTGCCCCAGACCGAGGAGTCGGAGCCGCCGCCCCCGCAGCCTCAGTTCCGGCTGGGACCGGTTCCCGCTGATGATAGTGATGATATGTCCAGCACTGAGGACTATCATAAA CCAAGAATAGTGGAAGGACAGTCGTCCAGTTCGGTGGAGAGATCTCCAGAAGAACGCCACCAGAGAACCAAGTACAAAAGAAGGATACCag GTGAAGGCAAGACAGGTCGTCGCCAGGTGACGGAGGTGGAGGCCCTCCGCGCCATGCAGCGCCTGTGCTCGCGCATCGCGTCGCAGAAGATGCTGGTCATCTCCTCGCTGGAGAACGACTGCTCCAAGGAAGAACTCAACAGACAGATTGCG GTGCTCCAAGACTTACAAAAGAAATACGTGCGGCTAGAGATGGCGCTGCAGTACTCGTTCTTCGACACGCAGTCGCGGCGGCCCATGATGGTGACCCCCATACAGGAGACCCCCTCGCTCACGCTCTCCGAGAGCGACATGCAGGTCGCCACCGAGGAGAACGACGAGCCTAATGAGAACGGACATGTTGTTGACCCCTTACTGCATAG GTTAAAAGAGCAAGAGCTGGAGGGGTCGGACAACGTGTCGACGTCGAACGACGAGCTGCCGCACGAGTCCGCGTGGGACGACCCGCTGCACCGCGCCCAGCACAACAACGCCGAGCGACGACTCGTGCAACTTAATGTACCG CCAGAAGATCCCACGATATACCCTGGATTAACGCATCCTATAGACTTTA ACACGGTGGTGCACATCCCGGGCTGGGTGacgcgcggcgcgggcgcgagCACGCACCACGAGTACGAGGTGCGCATCGTGCTGGGCGACCACGTGCGCTGGCTGCTGCTGCGGAGGTACCGGCGGTTCCGCGACCTCTACCTCACCATGCGCAGGCTCTACGGACCCAAG GTGGCGTCGATCCCGTTCCCGGCGCGCCAGCTGTGGTCGTCGGAGGCGGTGGCGCGGGCCCGGCGCGCGCAGCTGGAGCAGTTCCTGCGCCGCCTGCTCACCGTGGTCTCCGCCGACAAGCGCTGCCCCTTCTACGACAAGCCGCTCACACGGGACGCGCTCGTCACATTCTCACCCTTTTTTAGAAAG GGCGTGTTCGAGAGCGGCAAGTGCGGCACGGGATGA
- the Klp98A gene encoding kinesin-like protein 98A isoform X1: protein MASVKVAVRVRPFNQREKDMGAKLIVQMEGKKTRLLTVKNSKEQNDGSREKYKDFTFDHSYWSFAHDDAHYASQEQVFADLGLDVIDSAFEGYNACVFAYGQTGSGKTFTMMGSSDFQGLIPRICRQLFSRVAAGKESGASYRTEVSYLEIYNERVKDLLATDAGHSLRVREHPKLGPYVQDLSKHLVSDYDDIQECMHRGNMHRTTASTQMNDVSSRSHAIFTITFVQASYLRHNNMPSETVSKVHLVDLAGSERADATGATGQRLVEGAHINKSLVTLGSVISALAESSQPVETRVQKGAKKNVFIPYRDSVLTWLLKDSLGGNSKTIMIAAISPADCNYGETLSTLRYANRAKNIINKPTINEDPNVKLIRELREEIDKLRKQIAHNTDPIETEPGVLATLQRKEAQEKVLTEKWTEKWRETQQILQEQKALGLRKSGLGVVLDSDMPHLVGIDDNLLSTGVTLYHLKEGETLIGSAEYSPTPDIVLSGAGVLPLHCRVTLAAGTATLQPCAGAQCWLNTVLIDKPAKLSQGCILLLGRTNMFRYNDPAEAAKLRQEGSASVMNLSRLSLLSWSTTDLAASTENLNTTLSDLESEIRCERIEAQRAELERERQQFLLQQEERQRRWHAEREELLQAQRKLDEERSAMEREYAAACRRLSGDWRALERGWTQRRRALRCRQRELAQRSQRLTHLSDTHARSAASEEGHVGALRSRVDDKRAALQTYIDNSVSDLLAKGCRLDESSTPSPDSPASETSTESLMHLLQQCEPKVATSIKETVERHKKELVELEEELQSRVASVASHRVKIERLQAELALLGTQELGLKHALASDLGPGAVREDNGDASPVDGVKRSKSELVLRTPREDVLEPLSADERDEYRNKRINLSLSLDPLASPNSTLNTEETFHTATSSPKRFPDWAAPSPSTADSSALPQTEESEPPPPQPQFRLGPVPADDSDDMSSTEDYHKPRIVEGQSSSSVERSPEERHQRTKYKRRIPGEGKTGRRQVTEVEALRAMQRLCSRIASQKMLVISSLENDCSKEELNRQIAVLQDLQKKYVRLEMALQYSFFDTQSRRPMMVTPIQETPSLTLSESDMQVATEENDEPNENGHVVDPLLHRLKEQELEGSDNVSTSNDELPHESAWDDPLHRAQHNNAERRLVQLNVPPEDPTIYPGLTHPIDFNTVVHIPGWVTRGAGASTHHEYEVRIVLGDHVRWLLLRRYRRFRDLYLTMRRLYGPKVASIPFPARQLWSSEAVARARRAQLEQFLRRLLTVVSADKRCPFYDKPLTRDALVTFSPFFRKGVFESGKCGTG, encoded by the exons AGAAAAGGATATGGGCGCCAAATTGATTGTCCAGATGGAGGGCAAGAAAACAAGGCTGCTCACTGTGAAA AATAGCAAAGAGCAAAACGATGGCAGCCGGGAGAAGTACAAGGACTTCACGTTCGACCACTCGTACTGGTCGTTCGCTCACGACGATGCACACTATGCCTCACAAGAACAG GTGTTCGCGGACCTCGGTCTGGATGTTATCGACAGCGCGTTCGAAGGGTACAATGCGTGCGTGTTTGCATACGGACAGACCGGCTCCGGGAAGACCTTCACCATGATGGGCTCCTCG GACTTCCAAGGCCTAATACCCCGTATCTGCCGTCAATTATTCTCGCGTGTCGCAGCCGGGAAGGAATCCGGGGCGTCGTACCGTACAGAGGTCAGCTACTTAGAGATATACAACGAGAGGGTCAAGGACCTGCTGGCGACTGATGCTGGGCACTCGCTGAGGGTCCGAGAGCATCCGAAGCTGGGACCCTATGTGCAAGACCTGTCCAAACATTTGGTGTCGGATTATGATGATATACAG GAGTGCATGCACCGCGGCAACATGCACCGCACCACGGCGTCGACGCAGATGAACGACGTGTCGTCTCGCTCGCACGCCATATTCACCATCACGTTCGTGCAGGCCAGCTACCTGAGGCACAACAACATGCCCAGCGAGACCGTCTCTAAAGTACATCTCGTTGATTTAGCTGGCAG TGAGCGTGCGGACGCAACAGGTGCGACTGGTCAGCGGCTGGTAGAAGGTGCTCACATCAACAAGTCTCTCGTCACACTGGGCTCTGTCATCTCGGCGCTAGCTGAGTCTAGCCAACCGGTTGAGA CGCGCGTACAGAAGGGTGCTAAGAAGAACGTGTTCATTCCGTACAGAGACTCTGTACTCACATGGCTGCTGAAAGACTCGCTCGGTGGAAACTCCAAGACTATCATGATTGCTGCT ATATCGCCAGCGGACTGCAACTACGGCGAGACACTATCGACGCTGCGGTACGCGAACAGAGCCAAGAACATCATCAACAAGCCAACCATCAACGAGGACCCCAACGTCAAGCTCATCAGGGAACTGCGCGAGGAGATCGACAAACTGCGCAAACAGATTGCACACAATACG GATCCAATCGAGACAGAACCGGGCGTGCTCGCCACACTACAAAGAAAAGAAGCCCAAGAGAAAGTCCTCACAGAGAAGTGGACGGAGAAATGGCGCGAGACGCAACAGATCCTGCAGGAGCAGAAGGCGCTGGGCCTGCGCAAGAGCGGGCTGGGCGTGGTGCTGGACTCCGACATGCCGCACCTCGTGGGCATCGACGACAACCTGCTCTCCACCGGCGTCACGCTCTACCATCTCAAG GAAGGCGAGACGCTGATCGGCAGCGCGGAGTACAGCCCCACGCCCGACATCGTGCTGAGCGGCGCGGGCGTGCTGCCGCTGCACTGCCGCGTGACGCTGGCGGCCGGCACGGCCACGCTGCAGCCGTGCGCCGGCGCGCAGTGCTGGCTCAACACCGTGCTCATCGACAAGCCCGCCAAGCTCAGCCAAG GTTGTATTCTGCTGCTGGGTCGCACGAACATGTTCCGCTACAACGACCCGGCCGAGGCGGCCAAGCTGCGGCAGGAGGGCAGCGCGTCCGTCATGAACCTGTCCCGCCTGTCGCTGCTGTCCTGGTCCACCACCGACCTCGCCGCCAGCACCGAGAACCTTAATACTACGCTCTC TGATTTAGAGAGTGAGATCCGTTGCGAGCGTATAGAAGCTCAGCGCGCGGAGTTAGAGCGAGAGAGACAACAGTTCCTACTGCAGCAGGAGGAGAGACAGAGACGGTGGCACGCCGAGAGAGAGGAGCTGCTGCAGGCGCAGAGGAAACTAGACGAG GAGCGTTCGGCGATGGAGCGCGAGTACGCGGCCGCGTGCCGGCGGCTGTCGGGCGACTGGCGCGCGCTGGAGCGCGGCTGGACGCAGCGGCGCCGCGCGCTGCGCTGCCGCCAGCGGGAACTGGCGCAGCGCAGCCAGCGCCTCACGCACCTCAGCGACACGCACGCGAGATCT GCAGCGAGCGAGGAGGGCCACGTGGGCGCGCTGCGGTCGCGCGTGGACGACAAACGCGCCGCGCTGCAGACCTACATCGACAACAGTGTCTCCGACCTGCTCGCTAAGGGCTGCAGGCTCGATGAG AGCTCGACGCCAAGCCCCGACAGTCCAGCGTCGGAGACGAGCACGGAGAGTCTGATGCACCTGCTGCAGCAGTGCGAGCCCAAGGTCGCCACCAGCATCAAGGAAACTGTCGAGAGACAT AAAAAAGAGCTGGTAGAATTAGAAGAGGAGTTACAAAGCCGAGTGGCGTCGGTAGCGTCACACCGGGTGAAGATCGAGAGACTGCAGGCGGAGCTGGCTCTGCTGGGCACGCAGGAGTTGGGGCTCAAGCATGCGCTGGCGTCGGACCTCGGACCTGGCGCTGTTAGAG AAGACAACGGCGACGCGTCCCCAGTGGACGGCGTGAAGAGAAGCAAGTCGGAGCTGGTGCTGCGGACTCCTCGCGAGGATGTACTGGAGCCGCTCTCCGCTGACGAGAGGGACGAGTACAGGAACAAGCGGATCAA TCTTAGTTTAAGCCTAGATCCGCTGGCGTCACCGAACTCGACCTTGAACACTGAAGAGACGTTCCACACGGCCACGTCATCACCCAAGCGGTTCCCTGACTGGGCGGCTCCGTCTCCTTCCACGGCGGACAGCTCGGCACTGCCCCAGACCGAGGAGTCGGAGCCGCCGCCCCCGCAGCCTCAGTTCCGGCTGGGACCGGTTCCCGCTGATGATAGTGATGATATGTCCAGCACTGAGGACTATCATAAA CCAAGAATAGTGGAAGGACAGTCGTCCAGTTCGGTGGAGAGATCTCCAGAAGAACGCCACCAGAGAACCAAGTACAAAAGAAGGATACCag GTGAAGGCAAGACAGGTCGTCGCCAGGTGACGGAGGTGGAGGCCCTCCGCGCCATGCAGCGCCTGTGCTCGCGCATCGCGTCGCAGAAGATGCTGGTCATCTCCTCGCTGGAGAACGACTGCTCCAAGGAAGAACTCAACAGACAGATTGCG GTGCTCCAAGACTTACAAAAGAAATACGTGCGGCTAGAGATGGCGCTGCAGTACTCGTTCTTCGACACGCAGTCGCGGCGGCCCATGATGGTGACCCCCATACAGGAGACCCCCTCGCTCACGCTCTCCGAGAGCGACATGCAGGTCGCCACCGAGGAGAACGACGAGCCTAATGAGAACGGACATGTTGTTGACCCCTTACTGCATAG GTTAAAAGAGCAAGAGCTGGAGGGGTCGGACAACGTGTCGACGTCGAACGACGAGCTGCCGCACGAGTCCGCGTGGGACGACCCGCTGCACCGCGCCCAGCACAACAACGCCGAGCGACGACTCGTGCAACTTAATGTACCG CCAGAAGATCCCACGATATACCCTGGATTAACGCATCCTATAGACTTTA ACACGGTGGTGCACATCCCGGGCTGGGTGacgcgcggcgcgggcgcgagCACGCACCACGAGTACGAGGTGCGCATCGTGCTGGGCGACCACGTGCGCTGGCTGCTGCTGCGGAGGTACCGGCGGTTCCGCGACCTCTACCTCACCATGCGCAGGCTCTACGGACCCAAG GTGGCGTCGATCCCGTTCCCGGCGCGCCAGCTGTGGTCGTCGGAGGCGGTGGCGCGGGCCCGGCGCGCGCAGCTGGAGCAGTTCCTGCGCCGCCTGCTCACCGTGGTCTCCGCCGACAAGCGCTGCCCCTTCTACGACAAGCCGCTCACACGGGACGCGCTCGTCACATTCTCACCCTTTTTTAGAAAG GGCGTGTTCGAGAGCGGCAAGTGCGGCACGGGATGA